GTCTCGGCTTCGGCCGAGAGGACCGCATCGCCATCCAGTTCGCCGGGTCGAAGAAGAGCCTGGCCGCCGGACTCCCCATGGCCGGCGTCCTCTTCGGGGCCCAGGCCGGCCTCGCCGTGCTCCCGCTGATGCTCTTCCACCAGATGCAGCTGATGGTCTGCGCCGTCCTCGCCCGCCGCCGCGCCGGCGACCCCCTGCCCCAACTCCCCGCCGACCGTGTGGCGGAGGTCTCCCGTACGGCCTGACCGACAAGATCCCGGGGCCCGGTAACGTGCGGTGGTGACCTGGATACGCCCGCTCGGCGCCCACGCCGAACGCCCCTGCACCCTGGTGGTCTGCCGCGGCTGCTGCTGCGGAGACCCCCGCAAGAACCCCGGCTCCGACCACGCGGGCCAGCTCGCCCGGCTCCGGGAGGCCGCCGCCGCGTCAGGGGACCGCCTGGCCGTCCGTACGAGCGACTGCCTCGGCCCGTGCGCCCAGGCCAACGTCATCGTGGTCCAGCCCACCACCGAGGCCCGCCGCCGCGGCGCCCGCGCGGTCTGGTTCGGCTGGGCCCTCGACGACACCGCCACCGACGAGATCATCGCCTGGGCCGCGTCCGGCGGCCCCGGCGCCACCCCCGTCCCGGCCACCCTGGACCTCCACCGCATCGCCCCGCCGGCCCCGAAACCCCCGCCCGACACGCCCCGCCGCGCCCGCAGGAGGCGCTGACGTGCGCGACCACAACCTGGCGGGCGCGGTGACCGTAGTCCTCAGCGTGCTGTTCGGTCTGCTGTTGCTCCTGGCCCTGGCCTTCGGCATGTTGGGCGGCAAATCCTCCGCGCTGACGGAGGCGGACGTCATCGGGATCTGGCACGGTGACCGCGGGGCCCGGCTGGAGGTGTTGGCCGACGGCCGGGCCCGACTCTCGGACGCCTCGGCGTGGAAGTGCTCACGGGGTGACAAGCCCGGCGTGTTCACCGGCGAGGGGAGCTGGACCCTCGGCCACCTCACCGACGAGAACCCGGGAATCCTGCTCACGTTCAGCCCGGACGGAACCCCCGCAGTGCAGAGTTGCAGCGACTGGTTCCTGCTGGACGGCACCGGCAAGGAGGGCACCACGGGCGACGGCAGCGACGTGACGGCAACGTTCCGCGGCTACAAGCGCGCTGCAGAGGAGCTGTACCGGCGCACCCCTACAGGGTGATCCGCTCCTCGCCCGCGTAGATGTTCATGTCCGGGCCCCGCAGGAAACCGACCAGGGTCATGCCCGACTCCACCGCCAGGTCCACCGCCAGCGAGGACGGGGCGGAGACCGCCGCCAGCACCGGGATCCCCGCCATCACGGCCTTCTGCGCGAGCTCGAAGGAGGCCCGGCCCGACACCAGCAGCACAGCGCCCGCCAGCGGGAGCCGCCCCGCCTGGAGCGCCCGGCCGACGATCTTGTCCACCGCGTTGTGCCGGCCCACGTCCTCCCGCAGGTCCAGCAGTTCGCCCTCGGCCGTGAACAGCCCCGCCGCGTGCAGGCCGCCCGTACGGTCGAAGACCTTCTGGGCCGCCCGCAACCGGTCCGGCAGACCGGTCAGGACTGCCGCGGGCACCCGTACCGGGTCGGCGGCGACCCCGGGGAAGCGGGACGCCGTACGGACCGCGTCCAGGCTGGCCTTCCCGCACAGGCCGCAGGACGAGGTGGTGTAGACGTTCCGCTCCAGCGTGATGTCCGGCACGGGCACCCCGGCCGCCAGCTGCACGTTGACGACGTTGTAGGTGTTCGAGCCGTCCTCCGTCGCCCCCTCGCAGTAGGTGACGGCCCGGACCTCCGACGCCGCGCCGAGTACCCCCTCGCTCACCAGGAAGCCCACCGCCAGGGCGAAGTCGTCACCCGGCGTACGCATGGTGATGGCCAGCGGCCGGCCGTTCAGCCGTATCTCCAGCGGCTCCTCGGCCACCAGTGTGTCCGGGCGGACACCCGCCCCGCCGTTCCGGATCCGGACGACGCGACGGCGCTCGGTGACCCGTCCCATGGTGATCAGCCCACTCCTTCTGTTC
This DNA window, taken from Streptomyces sp. TN58, encodes the following:
- the fdhD gene encoding formate dehydrogenase accessory sulfurtransferase FdhD, translated to MGRVTERRRVVRIRNGGAGVRPDTLVAEEPLEIRLNGRPLAITMRTPGDDFALAVGFLVSEGVLGAASEVRAVTYCEGATEDGSNTYNVVNVQLAAGVPVPDITLERNVYTTSSCGLCGKASLDAVRTASRFPGVAADPVRVPAAVLTGLPDRLRAAQKVFDRTGGLHAAGLFTAEGELLDLREDVGRHNAVDKIVGRALQAGRLPLAGAVLLVSGRASFELAQKAVMAGIPVLAAVSAPSSLAVDLAVESGMTLVGFLRGPDMNIYAGEERITL
- a CDS encoding (2Fe-2S) ferredoxin domain-containing protein; this translates as MTWIRPLGAHAERPCTLVVCRGCCCGDPRKNPGSDHAGQLARLREAAAASGDRLAVRTSDCLGPCAQANVIVVQPTTEARRRGARAVWFGWALDDTATDEIIAWAASGGPGATPVPATLDLHRIAPPAPKPPPDTPRRARRRR